Proteins from a single region of Paraburkholderia sp. PGU19:
- a CDS encoding LysE family translocator, with amino-acid sequence MTGNAYLSTNLLLAYAAYFVGTASPGPSNLAIISIAASHGRKAALMFALGVISGSMFWATVATLGVSAALIAYSQFIIAVKIFGGLYLLWLAFKSGRNALATTAASALKVEQTPTLTSVYSRGAMLHLTNPKAILVWVSIVALSSNSTGSAHSALIAGCAAIGCLVFGGYAVLFSTDSARRLYVRTRRALEGCLAIVFGIAGLRVLASRV; translated from the coding sequence ATGACTGGAAACGCCTATCTCTCGACAAACCTGCTACTCGCCTATGCAGCGTATTTCGTTGGCACCGCGAGTCCAGGGCCGAGCAACCTTGCCATTATTTCCATAGCGGCCAGTCACGGCCGGAAAGCGGCGTTAATGTTCGCACTCGGTGTCATCTCGGGGTCGATGTTTTGGGCGACGGTGGCAACGCTAGGCGTGTCAGCAGCCCTGATCGCTTATTCTCAATTCATCATTGCGGTCAAGATTTTTGGTGGTCTATATCTCTTGTGGCTAGCCTTCAAATCCGGACGCAATGCGCTTGCGACAACAGCGGCATCCGCACTGAAGGTGGAGCAAACGCCGACATTGACGAGTGTCTACTCTCGCGGAGCGATGCTTCATCTCACCAATCCAAAAGCGATCCTCGTGTGGGTTTCGATTGTGGCGCTATCGTCGAACAGCACAGGATCTGCCCATAGCGCTCTGATTGCAGGCTGTGCGGCTATCGGATGTCTGGTGTTCGGGGGTTATGCCGTACTGTTTTCAACGGACTCGGCTCGCAGGTTGTACGTGCGGACGCGTCGCGCCCTGGAAGGATGCCTGGCCATCGTATTCGGGATTGCGGGCCTCAGAGTTTTGGCGTCGCGTGTCTAG
- a CDS encoding isocitrate lyase/phosphoenolpyruvate mutase family protein, producing MTTTQADKARAFRALHEASEPFIIPNPWDIGSARLLEALGFKALATTSAGYAFTLGLPDNAVGREQMIRHLAELAPSTDLPVSADLENGFGDTPEDAAETIRQAAAAGVVGGSIEDATGRAGDPIYAHELAVERVRAAVEAARSLPFPFTLTARAENYLNGRADLADTIRRLQAFQEAGADVLYAPGLKTREDIAAVVSSVDRPVNVLMGMAGMPFSVDDLAQMGVKRISVGGALARAALGALLRAANEMLGRGTFTYTNEAATMKEITDLFASVRKPD from the coding sequence ATGACAACAACACAAGCAGACAAGGCGCGGGCGTTTCGCGCGCTTCACGAGGCCAGCGAGCCGTTCATCATTCCCAATCCGTGGGACATCGGCTCCGCGCGCCTGCTCGAAGCACTCGGCTTCAAGGCGCTCGCGACCACGAGCGCCGGGTACGCATTCACGCTGGGCTTGCCGGACAACGCCGTCGGCCGCGAGCAGATGATCCGGCATCTCGCCGAACTCGCGCCGTCGACGGATCTGCCCGTCAGCGCGGACCTCGAAAACGGCTTCGGCGATACGCCGGAAGATGCGGCCGAGACGATTCGCCAGGCGGCTGCGGCGGGCGTCGTCGGTGGCTCGATCGAGGACGCGACGGGCCGCGCCGGCGATCCCATCTACGCACATGAACTCGCCGTCGAGCGCGTGCGTGCCGCAGTCGAAGCCGCCCGTTCGCTGCCGTTTCCGTTCACGCTGACGGCGCGCGCGGAGAACTATCTGAACGGCCGCGCCGATCTCGCGGATACGATCCGCCGCCTGCAGGCTTTCCAGGAAGCGGGCGCCGACGTGCTCTATGCGCCGGGCCTGAAAACGCGCGAGGATATCGCCGCCGTCGTCAGTTCCGTCGACCGGCCCGTCAATGTGCTGATGGGCATGGCGGGCATGCCGTTTTCCGTCGACGATCTCGCGCAGATGGGCGTGAAGCGGATCAGCGTCGGCGGGGCGCTTGCTCGCGCGGCGCTGGGTGCGTTGCTGCGCGCCGCCAATGAGATGCTCGGGCGCGGCACCTTCACGTACACGAACGAAGCGGCGACGATGAAGGAGATCACCGATCTGTTCGCGTCCGTGCGCAAGCCCGATTAA
- a CDS encoding OsmC family protein: MKRKASAIWQGGLQDGKGSISTDSGVLKDTQYSFATRFENGIGTNPEELIAAAHAGCFSMALSAELGKANIKPERIATTATVTLDKDGGGFAVTASHLDVVVKIPGGDKAAFDKAAADAKAGCPISKVLNATITMDAKLET; this comes from the coding sequence ATGAAGCGCAAAGCATCAGCAATCTGGCAGGGCGGTCTGCAAGACGGCAAGGGCTCGATCTCCACCGATAGCGGCGTGCTCAAGGACACGCAGTATTCGTTCGCGACGCGCTTCGAAAACGGCATCGGCACGAACCCCGAAGAACTGATTGCGGCGGCGCATGCGGGATGCTTTTCGATGGCGTTGTCGGCGGAACTCGGCAAGGCGAACATCAAACCGGAACGCATCGCGACCACGGCCACCGTCACGCTCGACAAGGACGGCGGCGGCTTCGCGGTGACGGCCTCGCATCTGGACGTCGTGGTGAAGATTCCGGGCGGCGACAAGGCCGCATTCGACAAGGCCGCGGCCGACGCCAAGGCCGGTTGCCCGATCTCGAAGGTGTTGAACGCAACGATCACGATGGACGCGAAGCTCGAAACCTGA
- a CDS encoding DUF4148 domain-containing protein, translated as MKSLLSAVVVASALIVPAAAFAQQANGPVTRAQVQAELVAAQQNGSLDQNDVAYPAAKPQFGATSESTEVGGVTAGSSQSGKRPSVEQRIFSTFRGN; from the coding sequence ATGAAATCGCTTCTTTCCGCAGTGGTCGTCGCATCCGCTCTGATCGTTCCCGCCGCCGCGTTCGCGCAGCAAGCCAATGGCCCCGTGACGCGCGCGCAAGTCCAGGCTGAACTGGTCGCCGCGCAGCAAAACGGCTCGCTGGACCAGAACGACGTCGCATATCCGGCCGCCAAGCCGCAATTCGGCGCAACGTCGGAATCGACGGAAGTCGGCGGCGTGACGGCTGGCTCGTCGCAATCGGGCAAGCGTCCGAGCGTCGAACAGCGCATCTTCTCGACGTTCCGCGGCAACTAA
- a CDS encoding carboxymuconolactone decarboxylase family protein: MTNRLPSFDASHATPDQKAVLDEILSGPRGNLNGPFLGWIHSPELAQHAQRLGAFCRYKTGLPLRLSELAILVTASRWQAQAEWFIHYPIAIDAGVRADDAEAIRLGQTPSFAEADDALIYAFATELYDAKRVSDATYAKTVERFGHEVAINLVGLLGYYALVAMTLNVFGMRAQGQDSLPFPE; encoded by the coding sequence ATGACCAACCGCCTGCCTTCTTTCGACGCCAGTCACGCGACACCCGACCAGAAAGCCGTGCTCGACGAAATCCTGTCGGGACCGCGCGGCAATCTGAACGGGCCGTTTCTCGGCTGGATTCATAGCCCCGAACTCGCGCAGCACGCGCAACGGCTCGGCGCCTTCTGCCGCTACAAGACGGGCTTGCCGCTGCGGCTGTCGGAACTGGCGATCCTCGTCACGGCCTCTCGCTGGCAGGCGCAGGCCGAGTGGTTCATCCACTATCCGATCGCCATCGACGCAGGCGTGCGCGCCGATGACGCCGAGGCGATCCGCCTGGGTCAGACGCCTTCGTTCGCCGAAGCTGACGATGCGCTCATCTACGCATTCGCGACGGAACTGTACGACGCGAAGCGCGTGTCCGACGCGACCTACGCGAAGACGGTCGAACGCTTCGGCCACGAGGTCGCAATCAATCTGGTCGGGCTGCTCGGCTATTACGCGCTGGTCGCAATGACGCTGAACGTGTTCGGCATGCGCGCGCAAGGGCAGGACTCGCTGCCGTTCCCCGAATAA